Proteins encoded within one genomic window of Halomonas sp. YLGW01:
- a CDS encoding MFS transporter, with protein MKRLFETRPEDDGLPGRERRLAVLALVTGTSMAVIDATMINIALPSIGRDLGIDASRSVWVISLFQVVCAASLLLCAALSEIVSRRRLYLAGLSLFTLAALGAGLSTSFEMLLACRALQGLGAAATLSIGPSLYRLIFPSRLLGSAMGLSALVVAGGYASGPTLGGLVLAVADWPWLFALNVPLGCLAFGLAWRALPAEPRRAGGFDALGAGLSAATLASAFLAMDGLGHGAGWPRVTSCLAVSLVAGGLFLRRQRRARYPLLPLTMFAAPRFSLALTVSGLTFVAQGLAFVALSFLYQQQMGYSPLETAWLFTPWPLTIMLAAPLAGRLADRVNPAVLSTLGLAVLLVGLACLALLPAEASLADSLWRMALCGLGFGLFQAPNNREVMLNVSHDYSANASGMMGTTRTIGQSLGVALVGLCLASRGGDVQASLWIACLACGLSLAVSLRRIPLTMASPQVASPSSD; from the coding sequence ATGAAGCGACTGTTCGAGACCCGCCCCGAAGACGACGGCCTGCCTGGCCGCGAGCGACGCCTGGCGGTGCTGGCGTTGGTCACCGGCACCAGCATGGCGGTGATCGATGCCACCATGATCAACATCGCCCTGCCGTCGATCGGTCGTGATCTGGGCATCGATGCCTCGCGCTCGGTGTGGGTGATCAGCCTCTTCCAGGTGGTGTGCGCGGCGAGTCTGCTGCTGTGCGCGGCGCTCAGCGAGATCGTCAGTCGTCGCCGGCTCTATTTGGCGGGGCTTTCCCTCTTCACCCTGGCCGCCCTGGGGGCCGGGCTCTCCACCTCCTTCGAGATGCTGCTGGCCTGCCGGGCCTTGCAGGGGCTGGGGGCCGCGGCGACCCTGTCGATCGGCCCCTCGCTGTATCGGCTGATCTTTCCCTCGCGACTGCTGGGCAGTGCCATGGGGCTCAGCGCCCTGGTGGTGGCCGGCGGCTATGCCTCGGGCCCGACGCTTGGCGGCCTGGTGCTGGCCGTGGCCGACTGGCCCTGGCTGTTCGCCCTCAACGTGCCGCTGGGATGTCTCGCCTTCGGGCTTGCCTGGCGGGCCCTGCCGGCGGAGCCGCGCCGCGCGGGCGGCTTCGATGCCTTGGGCGCGGGGCTCTCGGCGGCCACCCTGGCCAGTGCCTTTCTGGCCATGGATGGCCTCGGCCACGGCGCCGGCTGGCCTCGTGTGACAAGCTGCCTGGCGGTGAGTCTGGTGGCCGGTGGGCTCTTCCTGCGCCGCCAGCGTAGAGCGCGCTATCCGCTCCTGCCCCTTACCATGTTCGCGGCGCCGCGCTTCTCGCTGGCGCTCACGGTCTCTGGGCTGACCTTCGTCGCCCAGGGCCTGGCCTTCGTCGCCCTGTCGTTTCTCTACCAGCAGCAGATGGGCTATTCGCCGCTGGAGACCGCCTGGCTGTTCACGCCCTGGCCGCTGACCATCATGCTGGCCGCGCCGCTGGCCGGGCGCCTCGCCGATCGCGTCAATCCCGCCGTGCTCTCGACCCTGGGGCTCGCCGTCCTGCTGGTCGGGCTCGCCTGTCTGGCGCTGCTGCCGGCCGAGGCGAGCCTTGCCGACAGCCTGTGGCGCATGGCCCTGTGCGGGCTCGGCTTCGGGCTCTTTCAGGCGCCGAACAATCGCGAGGTGATGCTCAACGTCAGTCATGATTACAGCGCCAATGCCTCGGGCATGATGGGCACCACCCGCACCATCGGCCAGTCGCTGGGGGTGGCGCTGGTCGGGCTCTGCCTGGCGTCCCGGGGCGGAGACGTCCAGGCCTCGCTGTGGATCGCCTGCCTAGCCTGCGGCCTGTCGCTGGCGGTCAGCCTGCGCCGCATCCCGCTGACGATGGCCTCGCCTCAGGTCGCATCGCCGAGCTCCGATTAG
- the ftsX gene encoding permease-like cell division protein FtsX, with protein sequence MSKRESGQAARPSPRRGARSQRTALRSRLGAWARHHRAMCLDSAGRLLRTPVASLLTMLAIAIALMLPTALWLTLDGARLLDAELDESATLTAYLTSDVDEGEAMRVAEALGAAPAVEAVRLITAAEGMAEFQQALGLEDALARLDRNPLPASVVVSPRDASPAAMRALATELEAVGGVDEVRLDLAWLERLKRLAELGRRMTLALGLLFGLGVLLVVGNTIRLAVESRRQEIEVVTLLGATHGFVRRPFLYSGAWYGLGGGLLAWGLLALGRQWLSAPATALAESYGASFTMPALDGAGSATLLVSSTLLGLLGAWIAVTRHLADIRPR encoded by the coding sequence ATGAGTAAGCGCGAGAGCGGTCAGGCGGCTCGCCCGTCACCCCGTCGCGGCGCCCGCAGTCAGCGCACCGCGCTGCGCAGCCGGCTCGGTGCCTGGGCTCGCCACCATCGGGCGATGTGCCTGGACAGCGCCGGCCGGCTGCTGCGCACTCCCGTGGCGAGCCTCTTGACCATGCTGGCCATCGCCATCGCCCTGATGTTGCCTACCGCGCTCTGGCTGACCCTGGACGGCGCGCGGCTGCTGGATGCCGAGCTCGACGAGAGCGCCACCCTGACGGCCTACCTGACAAGCGACGTCGACGAGGGCGAGGCGATGCGGGTGGCCGAGGCGCTGGGGGCGGCACCCGCGGTCGAGGCGGTACGATTGATCACGGCCGCCGAGGGGATGGCCGAGTTCCAGCAGGCGCTCGGGCTCGAGGACGCCCTGGCGCGGCTCGATCGCAACCCCTTGCCGGCAAGCGTGGTGGTGTCGCCGCGGGATGCATCGCCTGCGGCGATGCGCGCCCTGGCCACCGAGCTGGAGGCGGTCGGCGGCGTCGACGAGGTGCGGCTGGATCTTGCCTGGCTCGAGCGTCTCAAGCGCCTCGCCGAGCTTGGTCGGCGCATGACGCTGGCGCTCGGCCTGCTGTTCGGGTTGGGCGTGCTCTTGGTGGTGGGCAATACCATCCGGCTGGCGGTGGAGAGCCGACGTCAGGAAATCGAGGTCGTGACCCTGCTTGGGGCCACCCACGGCTTCGTGCGTCGCCCCTTCTTGTACAGCGGCGCCTGGTACGGGCTCGGCGGTGGCCTGTTGGCCTGGGGGCTGCTGGCGCTGGGCCGGCAGTGGCTGAGTGCCCCGGCCACGGCGCTGGCCGAGAGTTACGGGGCCAGTTTCACGATGCCTGCGCTGGATGGCGCAGGCTCGGCAACGCTGCTGGTTTCGAGTACACTACTCGGTTTGCTGGGGGCCTGGATCGCGGTCACGCGTCACCTGGCTGACATTCGCCCCCGGTAG
- a CDS encoding cell division protein ZapB: MSIELFNQLEQQVSNAVDAIEMLKMEAEELREENTRLKQEHDEWEQRLNGLLSKFQALETSNSSETSA; encoded by the coding sequence ATGAGCATTGAACTCTTCAATCAGCTCGAGCAGCAGGTCAGCAATGCCGTCGACGCGATCGAAATGCTGAAGATGGAGGCCGAGGAGCTGCGTGAGGAGAACACCCGGCTCAAGCAGGAGCACGATGAGTGGGAACAGCGCCTGAACGGCCTGCTGAGCAAGTTCCAGGCCCTCGAGACCAGCAACAGCAGCGAAACCAGCGCCTGA
- the ftsE gene encoding cell division ATP-binding protein FtsE codes for MIAFEHVGKRYGGRFEALANIDFRVRRGEMVFLTGHSGAGKSSLLRLIMRLERPSRGKVRVAGHDIATLHSSQVPFYRRQIGVVFQDHQLLFDRDVFANVALPLQIQGAEPRDVARRTRAALDKVGLLHREKALPIELSGGEQQRVGIARAVVNKPALLLADEPTGNLDPQLSADIMTLFEDFHRIGTTVLIASHDLALIARLRHRVLRLRDGRLVGDQEAS; via the coding sequence ATGATCGCCTTCGAGCACGTCGGCAAGCGCTACGGCGGGCGCTTCGAGGCCCTGGCCAATATCGACTTCCGGGTCCGGCGCGGCGAGATGGTCTTCCTGACCGGCCACTCCGGGGCCGGCAAGAGCTCGCTCTTGCGTCTGATCATGCGCCTGGAACGCCCGTCTCGCGGCAAGGTGCGGGTGGCCGGCCACGACATTGCGACGCTGCACTCGAGCCAGGTGCCCTTCTACCGGCGCCAGATCGGCGTGGTCTTCCAGGATCATCAGCTGCTCTTCGACCGGGACGTCTTCGCCAACGTGGCGCTGCCCCTTCAGATCCAGGGGGCCGAGCCCCGTGACGTGGCGCGCCGCACCCGGGCGGCGCTGGACAAGGTGGGGCTTCTGCATCGCGAGAAGGCGCTGCCCATCGAGCTCTCCGGCGGCGAGCAGCAGCGGGTCGGCATCGCCCGGGCGGTGGTCAACAAGCCGGCCCTGCTGCTGGCCGACGAGCCGACCGGCAATCTCGATCCCCAGCTCTCCGCCGACATCATGACGCTGTTCGAGGACTTCCATCGCATCGGCACCACGGTGCTGATCGCCAGCCACGACCTGGCGCTCATCGCCCGGCTGCGTCACCGGGTATTGCGCCTGCGCGACGGGCGCCTGGTCGGCGATCAGGAGGCCTCATGA
- the ftsY gene encoding signal recognition particle-docking protein FtsY: MFGFFKRKKKQDPAPQDQAPDQAITPDATEDAADEASSTSAATAERPVETRASEPPVAEAPASAHDERPAADDATDEPVAEAAEATINAHQNGATDGPVAEQAPETVIEPEVDERPVASAPAVEADAEVERAQQPAPEPTPALKDEPRDESAADAEPMPAPAKTSADVAPEPEPAPRAAARDDKRAAQPQKAAEPEKGKKKGWFARIKEGLGKTRANLSEGVADLFLGKKQIDDELMEDLETQLLMADVGIEATTEIIDRLTARVSRKELKEPQALYEALQEELAALLEPVAKDLVLPEKGQGPFVILMVGVNGVGKTTTIGKLAKRFQGQGRSVMLAAGDTFRAAAVEQLKVWGERNEVPVIAQHTGADSASVIYDALSAAKARGVDVLIADTAGRLHNKSHLMEELKKVQRVMGKLDAAAPHEVMLVLDAGTGQNALSQAATFNEAVPVTGITLTKLDGTAKGGIIFALAKQLGTPIRYIGVGETVDDLRPFAGRDFVDALFDQGRGE, from the coding sequence ATGTTCGGATTTTTCAAGCGCAAGAAGAAGCAGGACCCGGCACCGCAGGACCAGGCGCCGGATCAGGCGATCACCCCCGACGCGACAGAAGACGCCGCCGATGAGGCGTCATCGACGAGCGCCGCTACCGCCGAGCGCCCCGTCGAGACTCGCGCCTCGGAGCCCCCGGTGGCCGAGGCGCCCGCCAGTGCTCACGATGAGCGCCCGGCTGCGGACGACGCGACCGACGAGCCGGTTGCTGAGGCCGCTGAAGCGACCATCAATGCGCACCAAAACGGCGCGACCGACGGGCCGGTCGCCGAGCAGGCCCCGGAAACCGTCATCGAGCCCGAGGTGGACGAGCGGCCGGTCGCTTCCGCCCCGGCCGTCGAGGCCGACGCCGAGGTCGAGCGTGCGCAACAGCCGGCGCCCGAGCCGACGCCTGCACTGAAAGACGAGCCGAGAGACGAGTCGGCGGCTGACGCGGAGCCGATGCCGGCGCCGGCAAAAACGTCCGCAGATGTTGCCCCCGAGCCCGAGCCTGCGCCGCGTGCCGCCGCTCGCGACGACAAGAGAGCCGCACAGCCTCAGAAAGCCGCCGAACCGGAGAAGGGCAAGAAGAAGGGCTGGTTCGCCCGCATCAAGGAAGGCCTGGGCAAGACACGCGCTAACCTGAGCGAGGGCGTGGCCGATCTGTTCCTCGGCAAGAAGCAGATCGACGACGAGCTGATGGAGGATCTCGAGACTCAGCTCCTGATGGCGGACGTGGGCATCGAGGCCACCACCGAGATCATCGACCGGCTCACCGCCCGGGTCTCCCGCAAGGAACTCAAGGAGCCTCAGGCCCTCTATGAGGCCCTGCAGGAGGAGCTCGCCGCGCTGCTCGAGCCGGTGGCCAAGGACCTGGTACTGCCGGAGAAGGGGCAGGGGCCCTTCGTGATCCTGATGGTCGGCGTCAATGGCGTCGGCAAGACCACCACCATCGGCAAGCTGGCCAAGCGCTTCCAGGGCCAGGGTCGCAGCGTGATGCTGGCCGCCGGCGATACCTTCCGCGCCGCCGCCGTGGAGCAGCTGAAGGTGTGGGGCGAGCGCAACGAGGTGCCGGTGATCGCCCAGCACACCGGCGCCGATAGCGCCTCGGTGATCTATGACGCCCTCTCCGCGGCCAAGGCGCGCGGCGTCGACGTGCTGATCGCCGACACCGCCGGCCGCCTGCACAACAAGAGCCACCTGATGGAGGAGCTCAAGAAGGTGCAGCGGGTGATGGGCAAGCTCGACGCCGCCGCGCCCCATGAGGTGATGCTGGTGCTCGATGCCGGCACCGGCCAGAACGCCCTGTCCCAGGCCGCCACCTTCAACGAGGCGGTGCCGGTCACCGGCATCACCCTGACCAAGCTCGACGGCACCGCCAAGGGCGGCATCATCTTCGCCCTGGCCAAGCAGCTCGGCACGCCGATCCGCTATATCGGCGTCGGTGAGACCGTCGATGACCTGCGGCCCTTCGCCGGCCGTGACTTCGTCGATGCGCTCTTCGATCAGGGCCGCGGCGAGTGA
- a CDS encoding BolA/IbaG family iron-sulfur metabolism protein has translation MSVQARIEDTLKTLEPVHLTVENESHMHHVPANSETHFKVTLVSDRFAGLMPVKRHQMIYALLADELAGPVHALALHLYTAEEWQSRGEARPDSPNCRGGGRS, from the coding sequence ATGAGCGTTCAGGCGCGCATCGAAGACACGCTTAAGACCCTCGAGCCGGTCCATCTGACGGTCGAGAACGAGAGCCACATGCACCATGTGCCGGCCAACTCCGAGACCCATTTCAAGGTCACCCTGGTGTCCGACCGCTTCGCCGGCCTGATGCCGGTCAAGCGTCATCAGATGATCTATGCGCTGCTGGCCGACGAGCTGGCAGGGCCGGTGCATGCCCTGGCGCTGCACCTCTACACCGCCGAGGAGTGGCAGAGCCGCGGCGAGGCGCGTCCCGATTCCCCCAACTGCCGGGGTGGCGGCCGCTCGTGA
- the rsmD gene encoding 16S rRNA (guanine(966)-N(2))-methyltransferase RsmD, with protein MKQRRSSSSRPRRQGKAQGSRANAGRRNAGRLRIIGGDYRRRMLPVLDHPGLRPTPDRVRETLFNWLSTATPGARVLDLYAGTGALGLEALSRGAREALFIEQSAPVARALEANIATLGASGRVITAAAEAFLDGVPGGASGNGKAPFDLVFLDPPFRQGLAEQSCRRLADGGLLAPGAFVYLEVEATLDPAVPEGWLLHREVRAGDSTGRLYRLP; from the coding sequence ATGAAACAACGTCGATCCTCTTCATCACGCCCCCGCCGCCAAGGCAAGGCCCAGGGCAGCCGCGCGAACGCCGGCCGCCGGAACGCCGGCCGCCTGAGAATCATCGGCGGCGACTATCGGCGCCGCATGCTTCCGGTGCTCGATCATCCCGGCCTGCGCCCGACGCCGGACCGGGTCCGCGAGACCCTGTTCAACTGGCTGTCCACCGCCACCCCCGGCGCCCGGGTGCTGGATCTCTACGCCGGGACCGGCGCGCTGGGCCTCGAAGCGTTGTCCCGCGGCGCTCGGGAGGCGCTGTTCATCGAGCAGAGCGCCCCGGTCGCCCGAGCGCTCGAGGCGAACATCGCCACCCTGGGGGCCAGCGGGCGCGTCATCACCGCCGCCGCCGAAGCCTTTCTCGACGGCGTGCCCGGCGGCGCCTCGGGTAACGGCAAGGCCCCCTTCGATCTGGTCTTTCTGGACCCGCCCTTCCGCCAGGGCCTGGCCGAGCAGAGCTGTCGCAGACTCGCCGACGGCGGCTTGCTGGCCCCAGGAGCCTTCGTCTACCTGGAGGTCGAGGCGACGCTTGATCCCGCGGTGCCGGAGGGCTGGCTACTGCACCGAGAAGTGCGGGCCGGCGACAGCACCGGACGGCTCTACCGTCTGCCCTAG
- the rimI gene encoding ribosomal protein S18-alanine N-acetyltransferase: MSMASAARADEVIVLTPAWQGAVVAVEQAGQSNPWSERQLAEALVAEDHEVVGLLDEGGALIGYAVLARLPFEAELQAITVAPAARRRGVARALLEALISTATTWGSERLLLEVRASNAPALALYRGLGFIEEGRRRGYYPSSEASGPREDALLMGCAL, from the coding sequence ATGAGCATGGCCAGTGCGGCGAGGGCGGATGAGGTGATCGTGCTGACGCCCGCCTGGCAGGGCGCCGTGGTGGCGGTGGAGCAGGCCGGTCAGTCGAATCCCTGGTCCGAGCGTCAGCTCGCCGAGGCGCTCGTCGCAGAGGATCATGAAGTCGTCGGCCTGCTGGACGAGGGGGGCGCGCTGATCGGTTATGCCGTGCTGGCCCGCCTGCCCTTCGAGGCCGAGCTGCAGGCGATCACCGTGGCACCTGCGGCGCGACGCCGGGGCGTGGCCCGGGCGCTGCTCGAGGCCCTGATCTCCACGGCGACGACCTGGGGCAGCGAACGGCTGCTGCTGGAGGTGCGTGCGAGCAATGCGCCGGCGCTGGCGCTCTATCGGGGGCTTGGTTTCATCGAGGAGGGGCGGCGGCGGGGCTACTATCCGTCTTCAGAGGCATCGGGCCCGAGAGAGGATGCGCTGCTGATGGGGTGCGCGCTCTAG